One Palaemon carinicauda isolate YSFRI2023 chromosome 5, ASM3689809v2, whole genome shotgun sequence DNA window includes the following coding sequences:
- the LOC137641346 gene encoding uncharacterized protein isoform X2, translating into MPFDLEKFLGAPREHLNTLQEAKKDQLRQIAVRARISVGHAVVKAELLGKILDFLINSGNITEEEALPLRPLTLERGAARTVTVTEDPEIVKLKLQLELQQLTLEAEQKRLEAANAAVETEQRRLEIERKEKVLLEKELSAIRIEERLAEKQLPDAFDLSKARKLLPVFDEKDPDVFFITFENTATSLNWPRDQYVLLIRNSFKGKAAYVAAQLVQERDYEIFKTAILDAYSVTAEGYRQVFRQTLKNQAQTYLEFFTLKLKQFNKWIDKEQITTLEQLKNLIVLEEFLRRIPANVAMFIREKQEKDGKRAALLADDYHLIHKLKPHSSSPSSSPQVCTFCKKDCPSPKCKASHGKASPNAFSQGPKSGNTANKTTLHCAQPLSDFTAFTYPGKVNDIPVQILRDTGSSQTIISSKLKDLAKPTDQYVTVSDLTCQKVLPIVQISLDCPYFKGSTNVALLDSDLPCKNIDMILGNDLAQSNGTPSLIITQPEVVIEKACKELSPVVELPCQVVTRSTTSTSSDTEHTAYHPQTNGALERVHQTIKNLLRKYICETGRDWDEDLDLLMYVLRSTPNESTGISPFEMMFGRRPRTNLSMVKENILRGTYKDQQYLGHLPKVEREELEAVLKSYPAICSDTPGCCTLVQHDIVLEPNANPVRQPFYRVSHRLLPALKAEVEYLLKLDLAAPSKSPWASPCILVKKPNNSYRMCTDYRRVNSVTVKDAYPLPRIADIIDSVSNSKYLTQIDLLKGYYQIKLTDRTREISAFITPFGLFEYRVLPFGMTNAPATFQRMVHEVTRGLEGVYVYLDDIVIASISWDEHLKILRELFKRLLEANLVINLAKSSFGKAKVTYLGHVIGSGSILPKDTNVKAITSFPTPSDKKELKTFLGMVSYYSKFCPNFSIITSPLHVLTSSKVRFHWTQDHDKAFRQLKLFMTSSPLLQAPNLTKLFFIQVDACNTGFGGVLLQEINGTSTFPPLLEHLLPVSYYSGAFKGAQLGWPTIEKELYSLVATVLHFRPYLEGAASVVIYTDHKPLTFLERAKLNNKKLLRWSYILSSYNIEIHSIRGSNNTIADALSRLGQKTTIH; encoded by the exons atgccttttgatcttgagaaatttttaggtgcacccagggagcacctaaatacactacaggaagctaaaaaggaccagcttcgccaaatagctgtaagggctagaatatctgtaggtcatgctgtggtgaaagctgaactattgggaaagatattagatttcctgataaatagtggtaacataactgaagaagaggctcttcccttaaggcctttaacacttgaacgaggtgctgctcgtactgttactgtaactgaagacccagagatagtgaaattgaaactccaacttgaactgcagcagttaacactagaagctgaacaaaaaaggcttgaagctgcaaatgccgcagtagaaactgagcaaagaagacttgaaatagaacgtaaagaaaaagttctgttggaaaaggaactatcagccataagaatagaagaaaggttggcagaaaaacagctacccgatgcttttgaccttagtaaagcacgcaaactcctgcctgtcttcgatgaaaaagatcctgatgtttttttcattacttttgaaaacactgcaacgtctctcaactggcctagagaccaatatgttctcttaatcagaaactccttcaaaggaaaagctgcatatgtggcagcacaacttgtccaagaaagggattatgaaatctttaaaactgccatattagatgcttatagtgttacagcagaagggtatagacaagtcttcagacaaactttgaagaaccaagctcaaacctatctagagtttttcacattgaagttgaagcagtttaataaatggatagataaggaacaaataactactttagaacaattaaagaatttaatagttttagaagaattcctgaggcgtattccagctaatgtggcaatgtttattagagaaaaacaagaaaaagatggcaaaagggctgccctattagctgatgattaccatctcattcataaacttaaaccacattcgtcctcaccttcatcttccccacaggtttgtactttttgtaagaaagactgtcctagtcccaaatgcaaagcatctcatggtaaggcttctcctaatgctttttcacaaggacccaaatcagggaatactgcaaataaaacgactcttcactgtgctcaacctctatcagactttacagcatttacatatcctggtaaagtaaatgatattcccgtgcaaattttgagagatacagggtcatctcaaactatcattagctcaaagttaaaagatttagctaaaccaacagatcagtatgtaactgtgtcagatttgacttgtcaaaaggttttacctattgtacagatttctcttgattgtccttattttaaaggttcaactaatgtcgccttgttggattctgacctgccttgcaagaacatagacatgatacttggtaatgacttggctcaatctaacggtactcctagtcttatcattacgcagcctgaagtagtgatcgaaaaagcttgcaaagagctttctccggtggtagagcttccctgccaagtagtcaccaggtctacaacctcaacttctagcgacactgaacacacag cttatcaccctcagactaatggagccctcgaacgagtacaccagaccattaaaaacctcctgcgcaagtacatttgtgaaactggacgagactgggatgaagacctggatctgcttatgtatgtacttaggagtacacctaatgaatcgactggaatttctcccttcgagatgatgtttggccgcagacctaggacaaaccttagtatggtaaaagaaaacatcctaagaggtacttacaaagaccagcaa tatcttggtcatcttcctaaggtggaaagggaagaattagaggctgttctgaagtcttatcctgcaatatgttcagacactcctggttgctgtaccttggtgcaacatgatattgtgctagaaccaaacgccaatcccgttcgtcaacctttttatcgggtgtcccatcgtttattaccagccttgaaggctgaggttgagtatttactaaaactagatttggctgcaccaagtaagtctccctgggcatcgccttgtattttagttaaaaagcctaacaattcctatcgtatgtgtacggattatagaagggttaattctgtaacggtcaaggatgcttatccattacctagaattgcggatattattgactctgtgagtaattctaaataccttacccagattgatctcttaaagggttattatcaaattaaattaacagataggacaagagagatatcagcctttataacaccttttggtctctttgaatacagagttttgccatttgggatgactaatgctccagctacattccaaaggatggtccatgaagttacacgtggtttggagggtgtgtatgtctatttggatgacatcgtaattgctagtatctcctgggacgaacatctcaagatcttaagagaactcttcaaaagactcctggaagctaacctagttattaatttagccaagagttcatttggtaaggcaaaagttacatacctaggacatgtcattggcagtggctccatattacccaaggatactaatgtaaaggctataacttcattccccactcctagtgataaaaaagaactcaaaactttcttaggtatggtgtcatattattcaaagttttgtcctaatttttccatcataacttctcctctacatgtattgacatccagcaaagtaaggtttcactggacacaggatcacgataaggccttccggcagctaaagttattcatgacttcatctcctttgttgcaagcgCCTAATCttactaaacttttttttatacaggtcgatgcttgtaatactggatttggtggtgtcctactgcaagaaatcaatgggaccagtacttttcctcctttgttggaacatctgctgccagtatcttattactcaggagcgttcaaaggcgctcaactaggatggcctaccatcgagaaagaattatatagtcttgttgcaactgtccttcattttcgtccatatctggaaggaGCTGCAAgtgtcgtcatttacacagaccacaaaccccttaccttcctcgaaagggcaaagcttaacaacaagaaacttcttcgatggtcatacatcttgtcgtcttacaacattgagatccacagcattcgaggatcaaacaacaccatcgccgacgcattatcacgtcttggacagaaaaccacaattcactaa
- the LOC137641346 gene encoding uncharacterized protein isoform X1, protein MPFDLEKFLGAPREHLNTLQEAKKDQLRQIAVRARISVGHAVVKAELLGKILDFLINSGNITEEEALPLRPLTLERGAARTVTVTEDPEIVKLKLQLELQQLTLEAEQKRLEAANAAVETEQRRLEIERKEKVLLEKELSAIRIEERLAEKQLPDAFDLSKARKLLPVFDEKDPDVFFITFENTATSLNWPRDQYVLLIRNSFKGKAAYVAAQLVQERDYEIFKTAILDAYSVTAEGYRQVFRQTLKNQAQTYLEFFTLKLKQFNKWIDKEQITTLEQLKNLIVLEEFLRRIPANVAMFIREKQEKDGKRAALLADDYHLIHKLKPHSSSPSSSPQVCTFCKKDCPSPKCKASHGKASPNAFSQGPKSGNTANKTTLHCAQPLSDFTAFTYPGKVNDIPVQILRDTGSSQTIISSKLKDLAKPTDQYVTVSDLTCQKVLPIVQISLDCPYFKGSTNVALLDSDLPCKNIDMILGNDLAQSNGTPSLIITQPEVVIEKACKELSPVVELPCQVVTRSTTSTSSDTEHTAYHPQTNGALERVHQTIKNLLRKYICETGRDWDEDLDLLMYVLRSTPNESTGISPFEMMFGRRPRTNLSMVKENILRGTYKDQQVSIPQYLQSLKVKFDHVYEFANLNLTNSQIRMKNHYDKKAKIRTFKVGDDVLVYRPVPGAPLREKFMGPYKITKRVSKTTYAIETPDKRKPSQLVHINLIKPYQSAKISPQAVHLISRETDHSTHNSRITTPIETSPTPKNIVPEAVDNDKLLAPLEPDEEETLAHNHILSWKDASNSQILSLLSQYLGHLPKVEREELEAVLKSYPAICSDTPGCCTLVQHDIVLEPNANPVRQPFYRVSHRLLPALKAEVEYLLKLDLAAPSKSPWASPCILVKKPNNSYRMCTDYRRVNSVTVKDAYPLPRIADIIDSVSNSKYLTQIDLLKGYYQIKLTDRTREISAFITPFGLFEYRVLPFGMTNAPATFQRMVHEVTRGLEGVYVYLDDIVIASISWDEHLKILRELFKRLLEANLVINLAKSSFGKAKVTYLGHVIGSGSILPKDTNVKAITSFPTPSDKKELKTFLGMVSYYSKFCPNFSIITSPLHVLTSSKVRFHWTQDHDKAFRQLKLFMTSSPLLQAPNLTKLFFIQVDACNTGFGGVLLQEINGTSTFPPLLEHLLPVSYYSGAFKGAQLGWPTIEKELYSLVATVLHFRPYLEGAASVVIYTDHKPLTFLERAKLNNKKLLRWSYILSSYNIEIHSIRGSNNTIADALSRLGQKTTIH, encoded by the exons atgccttttgatcttgagaaatttttaggtgcacccagggagcacctaaatacactacaggaagctaaaaaggaccagcttcgccaaatagctgtaagggctagaatatctgtaggtcatgctgtggtgaaagctgaactattgggaaagatattagatttcctgataaatagtggtaacataactgaagaagaggctcttcccttaaggcctttaacacttgaacgaggtgctgctcgtactgttactgtaactgaagacccagagatagtgaaattgaaactccaacttgaactgcagcagttaacactagaagctgaacaaaaaaggcttgaagctgcaaatgccgcagtagaaactgagcaaagaagacttgaaatagaacgtaaagaaaaagttctgttggaaaaggaactatcagccataagaatagaagaaaggttggcagaaaaacagctacccgatgcttttgaccttagtaaagcacgcaaactcctgcctgtcttcgatgaaaaagatcctgatgtttttttcattacttttgaaaacactgcaacgtctctcaactggcctagagaccaatatgttctcttaatcagaaactccttcaaaggaaaagctgcatatgtggcagcacaacttgtccaagaaagggattatgaaatctttaaaactgccatattagatgcttatagtgttacagcagaagggtatagacaagtcttcagacaaactttgaagaaccaagctcaaacctatctagagtttttcacattgaagttgaagcagtttaataaatggatagataaggaacaaataactactttagaacaattaaagaatttaatagttttagaagaattcctgaggcgtattccagctaatgtggcaatgtttattagagaaaaacaagaaaaagatggcaaaagggctgccctattagctgatgattaccatctcattcataaacttaaaccacattcgtcctcaccttcatcttccccacaggtttgtactttttgtaagaaagactgtcctagtcccaaatgcaaagcatctcatggtaaggcttctcctaatgctttttcacaaggacccaaatcagggaatactgcaaataaaacgactcttcactgtgctcaacctctatcagactttacagcatttacatatcctggtaaagtaaatgatattcccgtgcaaattttgagagatacagggtcatctcaaactatcattagctcaaagttaaaagatttagctaaaccaacagatcagtatgtaactgtgtcagatttgacttgtcaaaaggttttacctattgtacagatttctcttgattgtccttattttaaaggttcaactaatgtcgccttgttggattctgacctgccttgcaagaacatagacatgatacttggtaatgacttggctcaatctaacggtactcctagtcttatcattacgcagcctgaagtagtgatcgaaaaagcttgcaaagagctttctccggtggtagagcttccctgccaagtagtcaccaggtctacaacctcaacttctagcgacactgaacacacag cttatcaccctcagactaatggagccctcgaacgagtacaccagaccattaaaaacctcctgcgcaagtacatttgtgaaactggacgagactgggatgaagacctggatctgcttatgtatgtacttaggagtacacctaatgaatcgactggaatttctcccttcgagatgatgtttggccgcagacctaggacaaaccttagtatggtaaaagaaaacatcctaagaggtacttacaaagaccagcaagtaagtattccgcaatacctccaaagtcttaaggttaaatttgaccatgtttatgaatttgccaatctgaatttaactaacagtcagattcgaatgaaaaaccattacgataaaaaggccaaaattagaacttttaaagtaggagatgatgtacttgtatatcgaccagttccaggagctccattgagagaaaaatttatgggtccgtataaaatcactaaaagggtctctaaaacaacttatgcaattgaaactccagataaaaggaagcctagccagttagtgcacattaatcttataaaaccataccaatctgcaaagatttctccacaggcagttcacctgataagtagagagactgatcactccactcacaactcgaggataactactcccatcgagacttctcctacccctAAAAAcatagtacccgaggcagttgataatgataaacttttagctcctcttgagccagacgaagaagaaactttggctcataatcatattttgtcatggaaagatgctagtaattcacagattctttctttgctttcacagtatcttggtcatcttcctaaggtggaaagggaagaattagaggctgttctgaagtcttatcctgcaatatgttcagacactcctggttgctgtaccttggtgcaacatgatattgtgctagaaccaaacgccaatcccgttcgtcaacctttttatcgggtgtcccatcgtttattaccagccttgaaggctgaggttgagtatttactaaaactagatttggctgcaccaagtaagtctccctgggcatcgccttgtattttagttaaaaagcctaacaattcctatcgtatgtgtacggattatagaagggttaattctgtaacggtcaaggatgcttatccattacctagaattgcggatattattgactctgtgagtaattctaaataccttacccagattgatctcttaaagggttattatcaaattaaattaacagataggacaagagagatatcagcctttataacaccttttggtctctttgaatacagagttttgccatttgggatgactaatgctccagctacattccaaaggatggtccatgaagttacacgtggtttggagggtgtgtatgtctatttggatgacatcgtaattgctagtatctcctgggacgaacatctcaagatcttaagagaactcttcaaaagactcctggaagctaacctagttattaatttagccaagagttcatttggtaaggcaaaagttacatacctaggacatgtcattggcagtggctccatattacccaaggatactaatgtaaaggctataacttcattccccactcctagtgataaaaaagaactcaaaactttcttaggtatggtgtcatattattcaaagttttgtcctaatttttccatcataacttctcctctacatgtattgacatccagcaaagtaaggtttcactggacacaggatcacgataaggccttccggcagctaaagttattcatgacttcatctcctttgttgcaagcgCCTAATCttactaaacttttttttatacaggtcgatgcttgtaatactggatttggtggtgtcctactgcaagaaatcaatgggaccagtacttttcctcctttgttggaacatctgctgccagtatcttattactcaggagcgttcaaaggcgctcaactaggatggcctaccatcgagaaagaattatatagtcttgttgcaactgtccttcattttcgtccatatctggaaggaGCTGCAAgtgtcgtcatttacacagaccacaaaccccttaccttcctcgaaagggcaaagcttaacaacaagaaacttcttcgatggtcatacatcttgtcgtcttacaacattgagatccacagcattcgaggatcaaacaacaccatcgccgacgcattatcacgtcttggacagaaaaccacaattcactaa